A stretch of Brassica rapa cultivar Chiifu-401-42 chromosome A08, CAAS_Brap_v3.01, whole genome shotgun sequence DNA encodes these proteins:
- the LOC103835415 gene encoding glucose-6-phosphate 1-dehydrogenase 3, chloroplastic, whose protein sequence is MSSSLSRPSYSSSSRTSSPFFPNHSSLINGGTRRSLSFLSASPQELCLRSKRKSVQSSVVLQDGAVVVTNSSPIEKLKDGLLSVPSQEVVAELGGGEHESTVSITVVGASGDLAKKKIFPALFALYYEGCLPEHFTIYGYARSKMTDGELRHMVSKTLTCRIDKRANCGEKMEEFLKRCFYHTGQYDSQEHFVALNKKLKEHEGGRLSNRLFYLSIPPNIFVDAVKCASSSASSLSGWTRVIVEKPFGRDSKTSAALTNSLKNYLEEDQIFRIDHYLGKELVENLSVLRFSNLIFEPLWSRQYIQNVQFIFSEDFGTEGRGGYFDHYGIIRDIMQNHLLQILALFAMETPVSLDAEDIRNEKVKVLRSMRPIQLEDVVIGQYKGTTTKGGVTYPSYTDDKTVPGDSLTPTFAAAALFIDNARWDGVPFLMKAGKALHTRSAEIRVQFRHVPGNLYNRNSGGSNLDRTTNELVIRVQPDEGIYLKINNKVPGLGMRLDQSHLNLLYSARYSKEIPDAYERLLLDAIEGERRLFIRSDELDAAWALFTPLLKEIEEKKMIPELYPYGSRGPVGAHYLAAKHNVQWGDL, encoded by the exons ATGTCATCGTCTCTCTCCCGCCCTTCCTATTCTTCCTCCTCCCGCACCTCGTCTCCTTTCTTCCCGAATCACTCTTCCCTCATCAATGGCGGCACACGACGCTCACTCTCATTCCTCTCCGCCTCTCCTCAGGAGCTATGTCTTAGATCGAAGAGGAAGTCCGTTCAGAGCTCTGTTGTATTGCAAGATG GGGCAGTAGTAGTCACGAACTCAAGCCCAATTGAGAAACTTAAAGACGGACTTTTATCGGTTCCGTCACAAGAAGTTGTGGCAGAGCTTGGTGGCGGCGAACATGAGTCAACAGTTAGTATCACGGTGGTTGGAGCCTCTGGTGATCTTGCTAAGAAGAAGATATTCCCAGCTCTTTTCGCACTTTACTACGAAGGCTGTCTTCCTGAG catttTACAATATACGGCTATGCAAGGAGTAAGATGACAGATGGTGAACTTAGACACATGGTCAGCAAAACACTGACTTGTAGAATTGATAAGAG GGCAAACTGTGGTGAAAAGATGGAAGAGTTTCTCAAGAGATGTTTTTACCACACGGGTCAGTATGATTCCCAGGAACATTTTGTTGCATTAAACAAGAAGCTCAAGGAGCACGAG GGTGGAAGACTCTCGAACCGCCTTTTTTACCTCTCAATCCCTCCAAACATCTTTGTCGACGCGGTGAAATGTGCTAGCTCATCTGCTTCATCTCTCAGTGGATGGACTAGGGTCATCGTCGAGAAGCCTTTTGGCCGAGACTCCAAAACCTCTGCTGCTTTAACAAACTCCCTTAAGAACTACCTGGAGGAAGACCAAATATTCAG GATAGACCATTACTTAGGAAAGGAGCTAGTTGAGAACTTATCAGTACTCCGATTCTCAAATCTCATATTCGAACCGCTATGGTCAAGGCAGTACATACAGAACGTGCAGTTCATATTCTCTGAGGACTTCGGCACTGAAGGACGCGGAGGTTACTTTGACCATTACGGAATAATAAGAGACATAATGCAGAATCACCTCCTTCAGATACTAGCTCTCTTCGCCATGGAGACGCCTGTTAGTTTGGACGCAGAGGATATCAGAAACGAAAAGGTGAAAGTTCTGCGTTCGATGAGGCCGATACAGCTCGAAGACGTGGTGATAGGACAGTACAAGGGGACCACCACCAAAGGAGGAGTCACTTATCCAAGCTACACCGATGACAAAACTGTGCCGGGAGATAGCTTGACGCCGACATTTGCTGCTGCTGCGCTCTTTATAGATAATGCGAGATGGGACGGTGTGCCTTTTCTGATGAAAGCTGGGAAAGCATTGCACACTCGGAG TGCGGAGATAAGGGTGCAGTTTAGGCATGTGCCTGGGAATCTATATAACCGGAACTCTGGTGGTAGTAATCTTGACCGGACTACAAATGAGCTTGTCATCCGTGTCCAACCAGATGAAGGAATCTATTTGAAAATCAACAACAAGGTTCCTGGTTTGGGAATGAGATTAGATCAGAGTCACTTGAATCTTCTCTATTCAGCAAG GTATTCAAAGGAGATACCAGATGCATATGAGAGGCTGCTGTTGGATGCAATAGAAGGAGAACGAAGGTTGTTCATAAGAAGCGATGAACTTGACGCTGCTTGGGCGCTTTTCACTCCGTTGCTCAAAGAGATTGAGGAAAAGAAGATGATTCCAGAGTTGTATCCTTACGGAAGTCGTGGTCCAGTTGGTGCTCATTATCTAGCCGCTAAACATAATGTCCAATGGGGAGACCTTTAG
- the LOC103835418 gene encoding putative F-box/kelch-repeat protein At1g27420: MAESSPSSLIPGLTDDVAERCLSRIPRYDFRIISQVCRGWRMFIKSKHFADVRKLTGPVEEFMCVMMDGRFIRDRQFVNYLYGEVFDASGNNLGQIPRVPGPFKSRFGVAVLGGGKIVIIGGYAEVEGFPVDGNRISASADVYEFDPAFNSWRNLAPMNIPRYSFAFAVADGLLYVIRGRSSDGKHLLSSEVYNPETNQWSLMDCPHRPNFRCAFAFSFNSKLYVVDDKSRFIEIYDPKTETWEELDSGQSLSVYSYTVIRNKVYFFEHNKPGLGVFDPEENSWSSVFVPWAPGAYWFRLGEWNNKVILIARMGGCNALTGDLDKANSSKWTATQIKPSGSYPTIVLINF, translated from the exons ATGGCGGAGTCTTCACCGTCGTCGTTAATACCCGGCTTGACGGACGACGTAGCGGAGCGCTGCCTCTCGCGAATCCCGCGATATGACTTTCGAATCATTTCTCAGGTCTGCCGGGGATGGAGGATGTTCATCAAGAGCAAGCATTTCGCAGACGTTCGAAAGTTGACCGGACCGGTGGAGGAGTTCATGTGTGTTATGATGGATGGTCGGTTCATAAGAGATCGTCAGTTCGTAAATTATTTGTACGGGGAAGTTTTCGACGCCTCGGGAAACAATCTGGGACAGATCCCTCGCGTCCCTGGGCCTTTCAAGAGCCGTTTCGGCGTCGCGGTGCTCGGTGGCGGAAAGATCGTGATCATAGGTGGATATGCGGAGGTTGAAGGGTTTCCGGTCGATGGGAACCGTATCTCTGCTTCGGCCGATGTTTACGAGTTTGATCCTGCCTTTAACAG CTGGAGAAATCTAGCGCCCATGAACATACCACGTTACAGCTTTGCATTTGCTGTAGCGGACGGCCTTTTGTATGTGATCCGAGGCCGTTCCTCAGATGGTAAACACCTTCTCAGCTCGGAAGTATACAACCCGGAAACTAACCAGTGGAGCCTCATGGATTGTCCACACCGCCCCAACTTTCGATGTGCCTTCGCATTCTCCTTCAATTCCAAACTCTACGTTGTAG ACGATAAATCGAGGTTCATCGAGATATATGACCCCAAAACGGAGACATGGGAAGAGTTAGACTCGGGACAATCACTGTCGGTCTACTCCTACACTGTTATTAGGAACAAAGTGTATTTCTTTGAACATAACAAGCCGGGACTGGGAGTGTTTGATCCAGAGGAGAATTCTTGGAGCTCGGTGTTTGTGCCTTGGGCCCCAGGTGCTTACTGGTTCAGACTAGGGGAATGGAACAATAAGGTTATTCTGATTGCACGGATGGGGGGATGTAATGCCTTAACTGGTGACCTTGATAAAGCGAACTCGTCCAAGTGGACAGCCACGCAGATTAAACCATCTGGTTCTTACCCGACCATCGTTCTCATCAACTTCtga
- the LOC103835414 gene encoding uncharacterized protein LOC103835414, whose amino-acid sequence MKIKKKGQVHPSPPLPSFPSSSSKVDNCLSVLKLLPAVILLLLSSLSPEDKQVLAYLITRSLKTTTTTTPAVSSGRRRSSSGSKNKKARTHRKAPVFDCECFECYTSYWFRWDSSPNRELIHQIIEAYEDHLAKSEKSSGRGGKKKEKSRSRRVVERPEEPVEPVDEVKPEESPEMLRFPVTAGTRHRGLARKVLPDVLGLFNWRFWRLWNPNA is encoded by the coding sequence atgaaaataaagaagaaaggtCAAGTCCACCCATCTCCTCCTCTTCCTTCatttccttcttcttcatccaaagTAGACAACTGTCTCTCTGTCCTGAAGCTTCTCCCTGCTGTGATTCTCCTtctcctctcctctctctctcccgaAGACAAGCAAGTCCTTGCTTACTTAATCACCCGTTCACTcaaaaccaccaccaccaccacccccGCCGTATCCTCCgggagaagaagaagctcttCTGGTTCGAAGAACAAGAAAGCTAGGACTCATCGTAAAGCTCCGGTTTTCGACTGTGAATGTTTCGAATGCTACACGAGCTACTGGTTCAGGTGGGACTCCTCGCCTAACCGTGAGCTCATCCACCAGATCATCGAAGCCTACGAAGACCATCTAGCCAAGAGCGAGAAGTCAAGCGGCAGAGGAGGAAAAAAGAAGGAGAAATCACGTAGTCGCCGGGTCGTGGAGCGACCCGAAGAACCGGTGGAGCCTGTAGATGAAGTTAAGCCTGAGGAGTCACCGGAAATGTTGAGGTTTCCGGTGACTGCGGGGACTAGGCACAGGGGCTTGGCGAGGAAGGTGTTACCGGACGTGCTGGGTTTATTCAATTGGCGTTTTTGGAGGCTTTGGAATCCGAATGCGTGA
- the LOC103835417 gene encoding putative F-box/kelch-repeat protein At1g27420 produces MESSQSSLIPGLTDDVAELCLSRIPHSGFRIIAQVCRRWRTFLRSEHFSAVRKLTGSVEEFTCVLMESQFVRDGRFVKYLFGEVFDVSGNCLGRIPTFPGPFVSGFGVAVLRGRKIVFFGGYTRDERFAIKGTTIYASAHVHEFDPATNSWRKLANMNVPRHNFAYAVVNGLLYVIRGFSSFGDSLLSTEVYNPKTNQWSLMDCPYRPVWRGFAFSFKSKLFVVSNESRFIDIYDPKTETWKELDSGQSLSVYSYTVIRNKVYFFDRKMPGLGVFDPEENSWSWVGVPRSPGGYWFRLGEWNNKVILIARLRGCKALTGDLDKDDASKWRATHIKPSGSNATVVLINF; encoded by the exons ATGGAGTCGTCACAGTCGTCGTTAATCCCCGGCTTGACCGACGACGTAGCCGAGCTATGCCTCTCGCGAATCCCTCACTCTGGCTTTCGGATCATTGCTCAGGTCTGCCGGCGATGGAGGACGTTCCTCAGGAGCGAGCATTTCTCAGCCGTTAGAAAGTTGACCGGATCGGTGGAGGAGTTCACGTGCGTTCTGATGGAAAGCCAGTTCGTAAGAGACGGCCGGTTCGTGAAATACTTGTTCGGGGAAGTCTTCGACGTCTCCGGGAACTGTCTGGGGAGGATTCCTACCTTCCCTGGGCCTTTCGTGAGCGGTTTCGGCGTCGCGGTGCTCCGTGGCAGAAAGATCGTGTTCTTCGGTGGGTATACGAGGGACGAAAGGTTTGCGATCAAAGGCACCACTATCTATGCTTCTGCCCATGTTCACGAGTTCGATCCTGCTACTAACAG CTGGAGGAAACTGGCGAATATGAACGTGCCACGTCACAACTTTGCATATGCTGTAGTGAACGGGCTTTTGTATGTGATCCGAGGCTTTTCCTCATTTGGTGATAGCCTTCTCAGCACGGAAGTGTACAACCCGAAAACTAACCAATGGAGCCTCATGGATTGTCCATACCGCCCGGTCTGGCGTGGCTTCGCATTCTCCTTCAAGTCCAAACTCTTCGTAGTAA gcAATGAATCGAGGTTCATTGACATATATGACCCGAAAACGGAGACATGGAAAGAGTTAGACTCGGGGCAATCACTGTCGGTCTACTCCTACACTGTTATTAGAAACAAAGTGTATTTCTTTGACAGGAAAATGCCGGGACTGGGAGTGTTTGATCCAGAGGAGAATTCTTGGAGCTGGGTGGGTGTGCCGAGGTCCCCGGGTGGTTACTGGTTCAGACTAGGGGAATGGAACAATAAGGTTATTCTGATTGCACGGCTCAGGGGATGTAAGGCCTTAACTGGTGACCTTGATAAAGATGACGCGTCCAAGTGGAGAGCCACACACATTAAACCATCTGGTTCTAACGCGACCGTCGTTCTCATTAACTTCTGA
- the LOC103835413 gene encoding uncharacterized protein LOC103835413 isoform X1, translated as MALPLGKLTILIGAGLVGSVLAKEGSLPDVSHFVSGAFKIVLRQLKQDEPAKSGSRPRNDTLTAQVNSLRHELQLLASNRPITIISTGGSGGKKYGWIIIIGVIGYGYVWWKGWKLPDFMFATRRSLSDACNNVGSQIDGFYESLSGTKRELGSEIDRMDRSLDESTIIIKETGREVNELRDGTANMKDDVRSVFEAVETLASKVYRIEGNQDLTLKGVGALHAQCREHKRLQESNKALPSTSSVPALEPAPVTPSLRSLSLPPASPRESQLPSTPNGAQQSNGPLQHTQSMSGLKDINESSNGTSSGEAIGNTSSGLFSMFSMPRIGRTRSAVNAVPANLTGAQ; from the exons ATGGCTCTTCCGCTCGGGAAGCTCACCATCCTCATCGGTGCAG GTCTTGTTGGGTCAGTGCTTGCAAAAGAAGGGAGCTTACCTGATGTATCCCATTTCGTCTCTGGTGCTTTTAAG ATTGTACTTAGGCAGCTGAAACAAGATGAACCTGCCAAGTCAGGCAGTAGGCCTCGCAATGATACACTTACAGCACAG GTTAACAGTCTTCGGCATGAACTGCAGTTGCTGGCTTCAAACAGACCGATTACTATAATTTCGACAGGAGGATCAG GTGGTAAGAAGTATGGTTGGATCATTATCATTGGGGTGATAGGCTACGGATATGTATGGTGGAAG GGCTGGAAACTTCCTGATTTTATGTTTGCGACAAGGCGCAGCTTATCAGATGCGTGTAATAACGTTGGCAGCCAGATCGATGGGTTTTATGAATCCCTCTCG GGTACAAAGCGGGAGTTAGGTTCAGAAATTGACAGGATGGATCGTAGTTTGGATGAAAGTACAATTATTATTAAAGAAACAGGAAGAGAG GTGAATGAACTACGTGATGGTACAGCAAATATGAAGGATGACGTTAGGTCTGTTTTCGAGGCTGTTGAAACTTTG GCAAGCAAAGTCTATCGCATTGAGGGAAATCAG GATCTGACGCTTAAAGGAGTTGGAGCTCTGCATGCTCAGTGCCGGGAGCACAAAAGACTTCAAGAGTCCAATAAA gcTTTGCCATCGACTTCCTCTGTGCCAGCCCTTGAGCCAGCTCCTGTGACACCATCACTAAGG TCTCTGTCTTTGCCTCCTGCTTCTCCTCGTGAATCCCAGTTGCCGTCAACCCCTAATGGAGCTCAACAG TCAAATGGTCCACTTCAGCACACTCAGTCTATGTCTGGTTTGAAGGATATAAACGAAAGCTCTAATGGAACATCTTCTGGAGAAGCCATTGGAAACACGAGTTCAGGCCTGTTTAGTATGTTCTCAATGCCAAGAATAGGGAGGACTCGTAGTGCGGTGAACGCAGTGCCTGCAAACTTGACTGGAGCCCAATAG
- the LOC103835413 gene encoding uncharacterized protein LOC103835413 isoform X2 yields the protein MALPLGKLTILIGAGLVGSVLAKEGSLPDVSHFVSGAFKIVLRQLKQDEPAKSGSRPRNDTLTAQVNSLRHELQLLASNRPITIISTGGSGGKKYGWIIIIGVIGYGYVWWKGWKLPDFMFATRRSLSDACNNVGSQIDGFYESLSGTKRELGSEIDRMDRSLDESTIIIKETGREVNELRDGTANMKDDVRSVFEAVETLASKVYRIEGNQDLTLKGVGALHAQCREHKRLQESNKALPSTSSVPALEPAPVTPSLRSLSLPPASPRESQLPSTPNGAQQHTQSMSGLKDINESSNGTSSGEAIGNTSSGLFSMFSMPRIGRTRSAVNAVPANLTGAQ from the exons ATGGCTCTTCCGCTCGGGAAGCTCACCATCCTCATCGGTGCAG GTCTTGTTGGGTCAGTGCTTGCAAAAGAAGGGAGCTTACCTGATGTATCCCATTTCGTCTCTGGTGCTTTTAAG ATTGTACTTAGGCAGCTGAAACAAGATGAACCTGCCAAGTCAGGCAGTAGGCCTCGCAATGATACACTTACAGCACAG GTTAACAGTCTTCGGCATGAACTGCAGTTGCTGGCTTCAAACAGACCGATTACTATAATTTCGACAGGAGGATCAG GTGGTAAGAAGTATGGTTGGATCATTATCATTGGGGTGATAGGCTACGGATATGTATGGTGGAAG GGCTGGAAACTTCCTGATTTTATGTTTGCGACAAGGCGCAGCTTATCAGATGCGTGTAATAACGTTGGCAGCCAGATCGATGGGTTTTATGAATCCCTCTCG GGTACAAAGCGGGAGTTAGGTTCAGAAATTGACAGGATGGATCGTAGTTTGGATGAAAGTACAATTATTATTAAAGAAACAGGAAGAGAG GTGAATGAACTACGTGATGGTACAGCAAATATGAAGGATGACGTTAGGTCTGTTTTCGAGGCTGTTGAAACTTTG GCAAGCAAAGTCTATCGCATTGAGGGAAATCAG GATCTGACGCTTAAAGGAGTTGGAGCTCTGCATGCTCAGTGCCGGGAGCACAAAAGACTTCAAGAGTCCAATAAA gcTTTGCCATCGACTTCCTCTGTGCCAGCCCTTGAGCCAGCTCCTGTGACACCATCACTAAGG TCTCTGTCTTTGCCTCCTGCTTCTCCTCGTGAATCCCAGTTGCCGTCAACCCCTAATGGAGCTCAACAG CACACTCAGTCTATGTCTGGTTTGAAGGATATAAACGAAAGCTCTAATGGAACATCTTCTGGAGAAGCCATTGGAAACACGAGTTCAGGCCTGTTTAGTATGTTCTCAATGCCAAGAATAGGGAGGACTCGTAGTGCGGTGAACGCAGTGCCTGCAAACTTGACTGGAGCCCAATAG
- the LOC103835416 gene encoding putative F-box/kelch-repeat protein At1g27420, protein MVESSPSWLIPGLTDDVAERCLSRIPRYDFRIISQVCRRWRTFLRSEHFSAVRKLTGPVEEFMCVLMKSKSPEDGSRWVEYLYGEVYDASGNNLGQIPSVPGPLKSQFGVAVLGGGKIVLVGGYAEVEGFPIDGTTRISASADAYEFDPATNSWRKLAGMNVPRREFAFAVVGGLLYVIRGFSSDGECLQSSEVYDPETNHWSLMDDCPDCPDFHRAFAFSFKSKLFVVGNESRFIDIYDPRTETWKELDSGQSLSVYSYTVVRNKVYFSDHNSDYKKPELGVFDPEENSWSSVSVPRCPGAYWCKVGEWNNKVILVSPLGGRTLIRDLDKENASKWRDTHIKPSGSNPTIVLINF, encoded by the exons ATGGTGGAGTCGTCACCGTCGTGGTTAATACCCGGCTTGACGGACGACGTGGCGGAGCGCTGCCTCTCGCGAATCCCGCGATATGACTTTCGAATCATTTCTCAGGTCTGCCGGCGATGGAGGACGTTCCTCAGGAGCGAGCATTTCTCAGCCGTTCGAAAGTTGACCGGACCGGTGGAGGAGttcatgtgtgttctgatgaAAAGCAAGTCCCCAGAAGACGGCAGCAGGTGGGTAGAATACTTGTACGGGGAAGTTTACGACGCCTCCGGAAACAATCTGGGACAGATCCCCAGCGTCCCTGGGCCTTTGAAGTCCCAATTCGGCGTCGCGGTGCTCGGCGGCGGAAAGATCGTGCTCGTCGGTGGATACGCGGAGGTTGAAGGATTTCCGATCGATGGGACCACCCGTATCTCTGCTTCGGCCGATGCTTACGAGTTCGATCCTGCTACGAACAg CTGGAGGAAACTGGCGGGTATGAACGTGCCACGTCGCGAGTTTGCGTTTGCTGTAGTGGGCGGCCTTTTGTATGTGATACGAGGCTTTTCGTCGGATGGTGAATGCCTTCAAAGCTCGGAAGTGTACGACCCGGAAACTAACCATTGGAGCCTCATGGATGATTGTCCAGACTGCCCCGACTTTCATCGTGCATTCGCATTCTCCTTCAAGTCCAAACTCTTCGTTGTAG GCAATGAATCGAGGTTCATTGACATATATGACCCCAGAACTGAGACATGGAAAGAGTTAGACTCGGGGCAATCACTTTCGGTGTACTCCTACACTGTTGTTAGGAACAAAGTGTATTTCTCTGACCATAACAGTGACTATAAAAAGCCGGAACTAGGAGTGTTTGATCCAGAGGAGAATTCTTGGAGCTCAGTGTCTGTGCCTCGGTGCCCGGGTGCTTACTGGTGTAAAGTAGGGGAATGGAACAATAAGGTTATACTGGTTTCACCGCTCGGGGGACGTACCTTAATTCGTGACCTTGATAAAGAGAACGCGTCCAAGTGGAGAGACACACACATTAAACCATCTGGTTCTAACCCGACCATCGTTCTCATCAACTTCTGA
- the LOC103835419 gene encoding nuclear pore complex protein NUP54: MFGTPSSSPAFGTPSSTPMFGSSSTSAFGTPSSTPAFGTPSSTPAFGTPSATPAFGTPSSTPAFGTPSTSSFASGGFGNSLFSTPFSSQQPQQQQQQQQQNSPFQQPASSGFGFQSPFNTAQQQTPFQTTQLTTQMAPVAPIPFSLADRDIQAIVEAYKEDPTNPKYAFKHLLFSVTEQQYRVKPAAVSDIMWAEAMSKLEGMDSSERERLWPQLVQGFKDLSQRLKLQDEVLVSDRERIKTTQSNVKMLQRHLQAHTFPSIERLRQKEQNLQRRMLRVMRIVEGLEGKGFRLPLTKGEAELSEKLTGITRQVKGPGAELSRRVQSLQTICRAQANSFSAGSSIYLPGSTKIDEQSLIDMQEVLQQETEAIGRLGNVLKRDMRDMEIMVAEDTEMTEDT; this comes from the exons ATGTTCGGCACTCCGTCTTCCTCGCCGGCGTTCGGCACTCCCTCGTCCACGCCGATGTTCGGTTCCTCCTCAACCTCCGCCTTCGGCACTCCTTCTTCCACCCCGGCCTTCGGTACGCCGTCATCCACTCCCGCCTTCGGAACGCCCTCAGCAACGCCTGCCTTCGGCACGCCTTCATCCACGCCGGCGTTCGGAACGCCGTCGACATCTTCCTTCGCCTCTGGAGGATTTGGAAACTCGCTCTTCTCCACTCCGTTCTCATCTCAGCAGCCACAGcaacaacagcagcagcagcagcagaacTCGCCGTTTCAGCAACCGGCGTCTTCTGGTTTCGGTTTTCAGTCGCCGTTCAACACGGCGCAGCAGCAGACGCCTTTCCAAACTACGCAATTGACTACTCAGATGGCTCCCGTTGCTCCGATTCCTTTCTCCCTCGCCGATCGTGATATTCAG GCCATCGTTGAAGCGTATAAGGAAGATCCGACGAATCCTAAGTATGCGTTTAAG CATCTTTTGTTCAGTGTGACTGAGCAACAGTACCGTGTGAAGCCTGCAGCTGTATCAGAT ATAATGTGGGCAGAGGCCATGAGCAAACTTGAAGGCATGGATTCATCAGAAAGAGAGCGCCTTTGGCCTCAGCTTGTGCAAGGCTTTAAAGATCTTTCTCAGCGACTTAAG CTTCAAGATGAAGTTCTCGTATCAGATAGGGAAAGAATAAAAACGACTCAGAGCAACGTTAAAATG CTTCAGAGACATTTGCAAGCACACACCTTTCCATCTATTGAAAGGTTGAGACAGAAGGAGCAGAATCTTCAAAGACGCATGTTGAGG GTGATGAGGATAGTAGAGGGCTTAGAGGGGAAGGGTTTCCGGTTACCCTTAACAAAAGGAGAGGCCGAATTGTCTGAGAAGCTAACTGGAATAACAAGACAG GTGAAAGGTCCTGGAGCAGAGCTTTCTAGGAGAGTCCAAAGTCTGCAGACAATATGTCGCGCCCAAGCAAATTCATTTTCTGCTGGTAGCTCCATTTATCTCCCGGGGTCAACTAAAATAGACGAGCAGAGCCTGATTGATATGCAGGAG GTATTGCAACAGGAGACGGAGGCAATAGGAAGGCTTGGGAACGTATTGAAGCGAGACATGAGGGATATGGAAATCATGGTGGCTGAAGATACAGAGATGACCGAGGACACATAG